In Saccharothrix violaceirubra, the following are encoded in one genomic region:
- a CDS encoding NADH-quinone oxidoreductase subunit A, with protein MLQPYLPLVLMFALAAAFALFSVTAAPYIGPRRYNKAKLDAYECGIEPSPQPVVGGGRMPVAYYLTAMLFILFDIEMVFLYPFAVSADRLGLFGLVEIALFVATVGFAYAYVWRRGGLDWN; from the coding sequence GTGCTGCAGCCCTACCTCCCCCTCGTATTGATGTTCGCCCTCGCCGCGGCGTTCGCCCTGTTCTCGGTGACGGCCGCGCCCTACATCGGCCCCCGCCGCTACAACAAGGCGAAGCTCGACGCCTACGAGTGCGGCATCGAGCCGAGCCCGCAGCCCGTGGTCGGCGGTGGCCGCATGCCGGTCGCGTACTACCTCACCGCGATGCTGTTCATCCTGTTCGACATCGAAATGGTGTTCCTCTACCCGTTCGCGGTGTCCGCGGACCGGCTGGGCCTGTTCGGCCTGGTGGAGATCGCCCTGTTCGTCGCCACGGTCGGGTTCGCGTACGCCTACGTCTGGCGGCGCGGCGGCCTCGACTGGAACTGA
- a CDS encoding NuoB/complex I 20 kDa subunit family protein, translated as MGLEEKLPNGILLASVEKLVNWTRKSSLWPATFGLACCAIEMMTTGGPRYDLARFGMEVFRASPRQADLMIVAGRVTNKMAPVLRQIYDQMPEPRWVLAMGVCASSGGMFNNYAVVQGVDHVVPVDMYLPGCPPRPEMLIDAILKIHAKIMDEPLGPTRAALLAESGKTTDLIPSSQRFAKK; from the coding sequence GTGGGTCTCGAAGAGAAGCTCCCGAACGGCATCCTGCTCGCCAGCGTGGAGAAGCTGGTCAACTGGACCCGCAAGTCCTCGCTGTGGCCGGCGACGTTCGGCCTCGCGTGCTGCGCGATCGAGATGATGACCACCGGCGGTCCGCGCTACGACCTCGCGCGGTTCGGCATGGAGGTCTTCCGCGCCTCGCCGCGCCAGGCCGACCTGATGATCGTGGCGGGCCGGGTGACCAACAAGATGGCGCCGGTGCTGCGCCAGATCTACGACCAGATGCCCGAGCCCCGCTGGGTGCTGGCCATGGGCGTGTGCGCGTCCAGCGGCGGCATGTTCAACAACTACGCGGTCGTGCAGGGCGTGGACCACGTCGTCCCGGTCGACATGTACCTGCCGGGCTGCCCGCCCCGACCGGAGATGCTGATCGACGCGATCCTCAAGATCCACGCGAAGATCATGGACGAGCCCCTCGGGCCGACCAGGGCCGCGCTGCTCGCCGAGAGCGGCAAGACGACGGACCTGATCCCGTCCTCCCAGCGCTTTGCGAAGAAGTGA
- a CDS encoding NADH-quinone oxidoreductase subunit C, translating into MADEKNPEALSSADLTPAEAAEHQAHGGVVAGRARQGMFGISGSGDTSGFGGLRLPAHVAARSERPYGGWFDEVADELAAAIREKGLPDDTVQQVTVAHGEITFYLRREHLVDTARILRDDPALRFELCSSVSGVDYGADAPQRLHSVYHLTSMTYRRRIRLEVAVDVDDARIPSVVSVYPTADWQEREAWDMFGIVYEGHPGLTRILMPDDWDGHPQRKDYPLGGIPVEYKGAEIPPPDQRRSYS; encoded by the coding sequence ATGGCTGACGAGAAGAACCCCGAGGCCCTGTCCTCGGCGGACCTGACCCCCGCCGAGGCCGCCGAACACCAGGCGCACGGCGGCGTCGTCGCCGGTCGCGCCCGCCAGGGCATGTTCGGCATCTCCGGTTCCGGCGACACCTCGGGCTTCGGCGGCCTGCGGCTGCCCGCGCACGTCGCGGCCCGGTCCGAGCGGCCCTACGGCGGCTGGTTCGACGAGGTCGCGGACGAGCTGGCCGCCGCGATCCGGGAGAAGGGCCTGCCCGACGACACCGTCCAGCAGGTCACCGTCGCCCACGGCGAGATCACGTTCTACCTGCGCCGCGAACACCTGGTCGACACCGCCCGCATCCTGCGCGACGACCCGGCCCTGCGGTTCGAGCTGTGCAGCTCGGTGTCCGGTGTGGACTACGGCGCCGACGCGCCGCAGCGGCTGCACTCGGTCTACCACCTGACCTCCATGACCTACCGCCGGCGCATCCGCCTCGAGGTCGCGGTGGACGTCGACGACGCGCGCATCCCCAGCGTGGTCTCCGTCTACCCGACGGCCGACTGGCAGGAGCGCGAGGCGTGGGACATGTTCGGGATCGTCTACGAAGGACACCCGGGCCTGACCCGAATCCTCATGCCGGACGACTGGGACGGCCACCCGCAGCGCAAGGACTACCCGCTCGGCGGCATCCCGGTGGAGTACAAGGGCGCGGAGATCCCCCCGCCGGACCAGAGGCGGTCTTACTCATGA
- a CDS encoding NADH-quinone oxidoreductase subunit D: MTEQRVSDYTTGTDTSAEGRASDAYAGSRQTTEGTVYTVTGGDWDDVLADAAGEERIVMNLGPQHPSTHGVLRLVLELEGETVTQARSVIGYLHTGIEKNVEYRNWTQGVTFVTRTDYLAPLHHETAYCLAVEKLLGVEVPYRAQVARVILMELNRISSHLVALATGGMELGALTGMTAGFREREEVLHLLEFLTGLRMNHAYIRPGGLAQDFPQGAENRIREFLKVMDSRLPDYDKLLTGQPIWRNRLQGIGYLPVDACLALGITGPILRSAGLPWDLRKIEPYSGYEHYKFDVPTSNEADSFARYRLRVEEMHQSLKIIKQGVDFLQPGPVMVEDAKIAWPAQLTIGADGMGNSLEHVRKIMGQSMESLIHHFKLVTEGFQVPAGQVYVPVESPRGELGYHVVSDGGTRPLRVHMREPSFVNLQSMPAMCEGSMVADVIASVASIDPVMGGCDR; the protein is encoded by the coding sequence ATGACTGAGCAGCGAGTTTCCGACTACACCACGGGCACCGACACCAGCGCCGAGGGTCGGGCGAGCGACGCGTACGCCGGGTCGCGCCAGACCACCGAGGGCACCGTCTACACGGTCACCGGTGGCGACTGGGACGACGTGCTCGCGGACGCCGCGGGCGAAGAGCGCATCGTCATGAACCTCGGCCCGCAGCACCCGTCCACGCACGGCGTGCTGCGGCTGGTGCTGGAGCTGGAGGGCGAGACCGTCACCCAGGCCCGCAGCGTCATCGGCTACCTGCACACCGGCATCGAGAAGAACGTCGAGTACCGGAACTGGACCCAGGGCGTCACGTTCGTGACGCGCACGGACTACCTCGCGCCGCTGCACCACGAGACCGCGTACTGCCTGGCCGTGGAGAAGCTGCTGGGCGTCGAGGTCCCGTACCGCGCCCAGGTCGCCCGTGTGATCCTCATGGAGCTGAACCGGATCAGCTCCCACCTGGTCGCGCTGGCCACCGGCGGCATGGAGCTGGGCGCGCTCACCGGCATGACGGCGGGCTTCCGCGAACGCGAGGAGGTCCTGCACCTGCTCGAGTTCCTGACCGGTCTGCGGATGAACCACGCGTACATCCGGCCCGGCGGCCTCGCCCAGGACTTCCCGCAGGGCGCCGAGAACCGCATCCGCGAGTTCCTCAAGGTCATGGACTCCCGCCTGCCCGACTACGACAAGCTGCTCACCGGCCAGCCGATCTGGCGCAACCGGTTGCAGGGCATCGGCTACCTGCCCGTCGACGCGTGCCTCGCGCTGGGCATCACCGGTCCGATCCTGCGGTCGGCCGGCCTGCCCTGGGACCTGCGCAAGATCGAGCCGTACTCGGGCTACGAGCACTACAAGTTCGACGTGCCGACCTCGAACGAGGCCGACTCGTTCGCCCGCTACCGGCTGCGGGTCGAGGAGATGCACCAGTCCCTCAAGATCATCAAGCAGGGCGTGGACTTCCTCCAGCCCGGCCCGGTCATGGTCGAGGACGCCAAGATCGCCTGGCCCGCGCAGCTCACCATCGGCGCCGACGGCATGGGCAACTCCCTGGAGCACGTCCGCAAGATCATGGGCCAGTCCATGGAGTCCCTGATCCACCACTTCAAGCTGGTGACCGAGGGCTTCCAGGTGCCGGCCGGTCAGGTGTACGTGCCGGTCGAGTCGCCGCGCGGCGAACTGGGCTACCACGTGGTCTCCGACGGCGGTACGCGCCCGCTGCGCGTCCACATGCGTGAACCCAGTTTCGTGAACCTCCAGTCGATGCCCGCGATGTGCGAGGGCAGCATGGTCGCCGACGTCATCGCGTCCGTGGCCTCCATCGACCCGGTGATGGGCGGTTGTGACCGATGA
- the nuoE gene encoding NADH-quinone oxidoreductase subunit NuoE, whose amino-acid sequence MTQTQEPVIFDQGTVDRANALVARYPVPRSALLPMLHLVQSVEGYVSQAGIAFCAERLDLTTAEVSAVATFYTMYKRRPCGEHLVSVCTNTLCAALGGDAIYAKLREHLGSEGRPLGHEETSGEPGTPGSITLEHAECLAACDLGPVLQVNYEFYDNQTPEKALELVQRLQTGEKPAPTRGAALTDFRQAELQLAGFFEGRDAADLDGPSAAPETVRGAKIAADRGFTAPAMPDNAEFPPLPEKK is encoded by the coding sequence ATGACCCAGACGCAAGAGCCCGTGATCTTCGACCAGGGCACCGTCGACCGCGCGAACGCGCTCGTCGCCCGCTACCCGGTGCCGCGCTCGGCGTTGCTGCCGATGCTGCACCTGGTGCAGTCGGTCGAGGGGTACGTGAGCCAGGCGGGCATCGCGTTCTGCGCGGAACGCCTCGACCTGACCACCGCCGAGGTCAGCGCGGTCGCGACCTTCTACACCATGTACAAGCGCCGCCCGTGCGGCGAGCACCTGGTGAGCGTCTGCACGAACACGCTGTGCGCGGCGCTCGGCGGTGACGCCATCTACGCGAAGCTGCGCGAGCACCTCGGTTCCGAGGGTCGCCCGCTGGGCCACGAGGAGACCTCGGGCGAGCCGGGCACGCCGGGCTCGATCACGTTGGAGCACGCCGAGTGCCTCGCCGCGTGCGACCTCGGTCCCGTGCTCCAGGTGAACTACGAGTTCTACGACAACCAGACGCCGGAGAAGGCGCTGGAACTGGTGCAGCGGCTCCAGACCGGCGAGAAGCCCGCGCCCACGCGCGGCGCGGCGCTGACCGACTTCCGCCAGGCCGAACTCCAGCTCGCCGGCTTCTTCGAGGGCCGCGACGCCGCCGACCTCGACGGGCCGTCGGCCGCACCCGAGACCGTGCGCGGGGCGAAGATCGCCGCCGACCGCGGCTTCACCGCGCCCGCGATGCCGGACAACGCGGAGTTCCCGCCGCTGCCGGAAAAGAAGTAG
- the nuoF gene encoding NADH-quinone oxidoreductase subunit NuoF produces the protein MVDQLTPVLTKRWLSPRSWTLKTYEQLEGYTALRKALTAHPDQLIQQCKDSGLRGRGGAGFPTGLKWGFIPQNDGKPHYLVINADEGEPGTCKDVPLMMADPHSLIEGIIITSYAIRANFAAIYVRGEVLHCIRRLNAAVREAYEAGYLGKDILGSGFDLDLVVHAGAGAYICGEETALLDSLEGRRGQPRLKPPFPATSGLYASPTVVNNVETIASVPYIVNGGADWFRSMGRERSPGPKIYSLSGHVERPGQYEAPMGITLRELLDLAGGMKDGIPLKFWTPGGSSTPLFTAEHLDVPLDFEGAAEAGSMLGTTALQIFNTTVSVPWAVMKWTEFYKHESCGKCTPCREGTYWLVQILQRMVRGEGTAGDIDTLLDVCDNILGRSFCALGDGAVSPITSGIKYFKQEFLDLCDRNSAARYEETLAGAGA, from the coding sequence GTGGTCGACCAACTCACGCCCGTCCTCACCAAGCGCTGGCTGTCGCCGCGCTCGTGGACGCTGAAGACCTACGAGCAGCTCGAGGGCTACACGGCGCTGCGCAAGGCGCTGACCGCCCACCCGGACCAGCTCATCCAGCAGTGCAAGGACTCCGGCCTGCGCGGTCGCGGCGGCGCCGGCTTCCCGACCGGGCTCAAGTGGGGCTTCATCCCGCAGAACGACGGCAAGCCGCACTACCTCGTCATCAACGCCGACGAGGGCGAGCCGGGCACCTGCAAGGACGTCCCGCTGATGATGGCGGACCCGCACTCGCTCATCGAGGGCATCATCATCACCTCGTACGCGATCCGCGCGAACTTCGCCGCGATCTACGTGCGCGGCGAGGTGCTGCACTGCATCCGCCGCCTCAACGCGGCCGTGCGCGAGGCGTACGAGGCGGGCTACCTGGGCAAGGACATCCTGGGTTCCGGGTTCGACCTCGACCTCGTCGTGCACGCCGGCGCCGGCGCGTACATCTGCGGCGAGGAGACGGCCCTGCTCGACTCCCTGGAGGGTCGGCGCGGCCAGCCCCGGCTCAAGCCCCCCTTCCCGGCGACCTCGGGGCTCTACGCGTCGCCCACTGTGGTGAACAACGTCGAGACGATCGCGTCGGTTCCCTACATCGTCAACGGCGGCGCGGACTGGTTCCGGTCGATGGGCCGCGAGCGCTCGCCCGGCCCGAAGATCTACTCGCTGTCGGGCCACGTGGAGCGCCCCGGCCAGTACGAGGCCCCGATGGGCATCACGCTGCGCGAGCTGCTCGACCTCGCGGGCGGCATGAAGGACGGCATCCCGCTGAAGTTCTGGACGCCGGGCGGCTCGTCCACCCCGCTGTTCACCGCCGAGCACCTCGATGTCCCCCTGGACTTCGAGGGCGCGGCGGAGGCCGGGTCCATGCTGGGCACGACCGCGTTGCAGATCTTCAACACCACGGTGTCCGTGCCGTGGGCGGTCATGAAGTGGACCGAGTTCTACAAGCACGAGTCGTGCGGCAAGTGCACGCCGTGCCGCGAGGGCACGTACTGGCTGGTCCAGATCCTCCAGCGGATGGTGCGCGGCGAGGGCACGGCGGGCGACATCGACACGCTGCTCGACGTCTGCGACAACATCCTCGGCCGGTCGTTCTGCGCGCTCGGCGACGGTGCGGTCAGCCCGATCACCAGTGGCATCAAGTACTTCAAGCAGGAGTTCCTCGACCTGTGCGACCGGAATTCGGCCGCCCGGTACGAGGAGACGTTGGCAGGAGCAGGCGCATGA
- a CDS encoding NADH-quinone oxidoreductase subunit G: MTIAPDKSTELVVPEGHVKLVIDGLEVVAPKGELLIRTAERLGIVVPRFCDHPLLDPAGACRQCLVEVEMGGRPMPKPQASCTMTVADGMVVKTQLSSPVADKAQQGVMELLLINHPLDCPICDKGGECPLQNQAMKHGRADSRFHEHKRTFPKPIAVSAQVLLDRERCVLCQRCTRFSKEIAGDHHFLDLLERGAQQQIGTAETARIEGAEADRNQSYFSGNTIQICPVGALTSAAYRFRARPFDLVSTPGVCEHCSSGCAERTDWRRGKVQRKLAADDPEVNEEWLCDKGRFAFRHVTSTDRITRPLIRDEATGELRDASWTEALRHAAEGLAKARDGKGVGVLAGGRLTVEDAYAYSKFARIAVRTNDVDFRARPHSDEETAFLTAEVLGRTPETGGVTFRGIEQAPAALLVAFEPEEEAPIVFLRLRKAARRNRTRVYHVGQFTTPAVEKTFGTLLACVPGGEPAALNALPEHASDVVEDLAKPGSVILVGERAAEVPGLFSAVSALAARTGARVAWIPRRAGERGALEAGLLPTLLPGGRLVTDADARAHVERTWGLAEGALPATPGRDSTGILTTAASGGLDALVVGGVDPYDLPDPGLALRALELAGFVVSLEQRHSAVTEHADVVLPVAPAVEKAGSFLNWEGRRRTFGTTLEGTGTLPDSRVLDTLAVEMDADLFTQTPAAAWADFERLGSAPAAATAPSVVAPLPTPPRAGQAVLATWRRLLDNGTLQADEPHLAATARALVAKLSVATAEHLGVELGGDIVVSTDRGGVTLPVEAADLPDGVVWLPANSGEVTVRRTLVAGHGSVVAVSRGGNA; the protein is encoded by the coding sequence ATGACGATCGCCCCTGACAAGAGCACCGAGCTGGTCGTGCCGGAAGGCCACGTCAAGCTCGTGATCGACGGCCTGGAAGTGGTGGCGCCCAAGGGCGAACTGCTCATCCGCACGGCCGAGCGCCTGGGCATCGTGGTGCCCCGCTTCTGCGACCACCCGCTGCTCGACCCGGCCGGCGCCTGCCGGCAGTGCCTGGTCGAGGTGGAGATGGGCGGGCGGCCCATGCCCAAGCCGCAGGCGTCCTGCACGATGACGGTCGCCGACGGCATGGTCGTGAAGACCCAGCTCTCCTCGCCGGTCGCGGACAAGGCGCAGCAGGGCGTGATGGAGCTGCTGCTCATCAACCACCCGCTGGACTGCCCGATCTGCGACAAGGGTGGCGAGTGCCCGTTGCAGAACCAGGCCATGAAGCACGGCCGCGCGGACTCCCGCTTCCACGAGCACAAGCGGACGTTCCCCAAGCCGATCGCGGTCAGCGCCCAGGTGCTGCTCGACCGCGAGCGCTGCGTGCTGTGCCAGCGGTGCACCCGGTTCTCCAAGGAGATCGCGGGTGACCACCACTTCCTGGACCTGCTCGAACGCGGCGCCCAGCAGCAGATCGGCACGGCCGAGACCGCCCGCATCGAGGGTGCCGAGGCCGACCGCAACCAGTCGTACTTCTCCGGCAACACCATCCAGATCTGCCCGGTCGGCGCGCTGACCAGCGCGGCCTACCGGTTCCGCGCCCGGCCGTTCGACCTGGTCTCCACGCCGGGCGTGTGCGAGCACTGCTCGTCGGGCTGCGCCGAGCGCACCGACTGGCGGCGCGGCAAGGTGCAGCGCAAGCTCGCCGCCGACGACCCCGAGGTGAACGAGGAGTGGCTCTGCGACAAGGGCCGGTTCGCGTTCCGCCACGTCACGTCGACCGACCGGATCACCCGGCCGCTCATCCGCGACGAGGCCACGGGCGAGCTGCGCGACGCGTCGTGGACCGAGGCGCTGCGGCACGCGGCCGAGGGCCTGGCCAAGGCCCGTGACGGCAAGGGCGTCGGCGTGCTGGCGGGCGGCCGGTTGACGGTCGAGGACGCGTACGCGTACTCGAAGTTCGCCCGGATCGCGGTGCGCACCAACGACGTCGACTTCCGCGCCCGGCCGCACTCCGACGAGGAGACGGCGTTCCTCACCGCCGAGGTACTGGGCCGCACGCCCGAGACCGGCGGCGTGACCTTCCGGGGCATCGAGCAGGCGCCGGCCGCGCTGCTGGTGGCGTTCGAGCCCGAGGAGGAGGCGCCGATCGTCTTCCTGCGGCTGCGCAAGGCCGCGCGCCGCAACCGGACCCGCGTCTACCACGTCGGCCAGTTCACGACCCCGGCCGTGGAGAAGACGTTCGGCACGCTGCTGGCCTGCGTGCCCGGCGGCGAGCCGGCCGCGCTCAACGCACTGCCCGAGCACGCCTCGGACGTCGTCGAGGACCTGGCCAAGCCCGGCTCGGTGATCCTGGTCGGCGAACGTGCCGCCGAGGTGCCGGGCCTGTTCTCGGCGGTCTCCGCGCTGGCCGCGCGCACCGGCGCCCGCGTCGCGTGGATCCCGCGCCGGGCGGGCGAACGCGGTGCCCTGGAAGCGGGTCTGCTGCCCACGCTGCTGCCCGGCGGTCGCCTGGTGACCGACGCGGACGCGCGGGCGCACGTCGAGCGCACGTGGGGCCTGGCCGAGGGTGCGCTGCCCGCGACCCCCGGCCGCGACTCCACCGGCATCCTCACCACCGCGGCGAGCGGCGGCCTGGACGCCCTCGTGGTCGGCGGCGTCGACCCGTACGACCTGCCGGACCCCGGTCTGGCGCTGCGCGCCCTGGAGCTGGCCGGGTTCGTGGTCAGCCTGGAGCAGCGGCACAGCGCGGTCACCGAGCACGCCGACGTGGTGCTGCCGGTCGCGCCGGCCGTCGAGAAGGCGGGCTCGTTCCTCAACTGGGAGGGCCGCCGCCGGACGTTCGGCACCACGCTGGAGGGCACGGGCACGCTGCCCGACAGCCGCGTGCTCGACACGCTGGCCGTCGAGATGGACGCGGACCTGTTCACCCAGACCCCGGCCGCCGCGTGGGCGGACTTCGAGCGGCTGGGCTCGGCGCCCGCCGCCGCGACCGCGCCGAGCGTGGTCGCGCCGCTGCCGACCCCGCCCCGCGCGGGTCAGGCGGTGCTCGCCACGTGGCGCCGGCTGCTGGACAACGGGACGCTCCAGGCCGACGAGCCGCACCTGGCGGCCACCGCCCGCGCGCTCGTCGCCAAGCTGTCGGTCGCGACCGCCGAGCACCTCGGCGTCGAACTCGGCGGCGACATCGTCGTCTCGACCGACCGGGGCGGGGTGACGCTGCCGGTGGAGGCGGCCGACCTGCCCGACGGCGTCGTGTGGCTGCCCGCAAACTCGGGCGAGGTCACCGTACGGCGCACCCTCGTCGCCGGCCACGGATCAGTGGTGGCCGTCTCCCGCGGAGGCAACGCATGA
- the nuoH gene encoding NADH-quinone oxidoreductase subunit NuoH, producing the protein MNTAQLLADDPLWLIIVKVVGIFAFLVVMTLFMINWERKVVARMQQRPGPNRVGPGGWLQSLADGLKLAFKEDIRPVLADKWVFFLAPVISCIPAFVAFSVIPLGGKVTIFGEETALQLVDLPVGVLVVLACSSLGVYGIVLSGWASGSPYPLLGALRSAAQVISYEIAMGLSIVAVVMHSHSLSTSDIVKSQGSGWYFYLLPVSFVIYVISMVGETNRAPFDLPEAESELVGGFHTEYSSLKFALFFLAEYVNMVTVSALATTLFLGGYRFPFVGDDHLLNSGWFGLLWFVVKTLGFLFLFIWLRGTLPRLRYDQFMRLGWKFLVPIALVWFVAVAFARYVRREIEQGALETSTALVVIGVVLVAVLLIAFMLPDRRARVDPNAVPVTGGGYPLPPLDLEVPKSPPRRRQVPVAQLPAKENTAVTVSAKEVGNGDA; encoded by the coding sequence ATGAACACCGCGCAGCTCCTCGCCGACGACCCGTTGTGGCTGATCATCGTCAAGGTGGTCGGGATCTTCGCGTTCCTCGTGGTCATGACCCTGTTCATGATCAACTGGGAGCGCAAGGTCGTCGCGCGCATGCAGCAGCGGCCCGGACCCAACCGGGTCGGTCCCGGCGGCTGGCTCCAGTCGCTCGCGGACGGCCTGAAACTGGCGTTCAAGGAGGACATCCGCCCTGTCCTGGCGGACAAGTGGGTGTTCTTCCTCGCGCCGGTGATCTCCTGCATCCCCGCGTTCGTCGCCTTCTCGGTGATCCCGCTGGGCGGCAAGGTCACGATCTTCGGCGAGGAGACCGCGCTCCAGCTCGTCGACCTGCCGGTCGGCGTCCTGGTCGTGCTCGCCTGCTCCTCGCTGGGCGTCTACGGCATCGTGCTGTCGGGCTGGGCCTCCGGCTCGCCCTACCCGCTGCTGGGCGCGCTGCGCTCGGCCGCGCAGGTGATCTCCTACGAGATCGCCATGGGCCTGTCGATCGTCGCGGTCGTCATGCACTCGCACTCGCTGTCCACCTCGGACATCGTGAAGTCGCAGGGCAGCGGCTGGTACTTCTACCTGCTGCCGGTCAGCTTCGTGATCTACGTGATCTCCATGGTCGGCGAGACCAACCGCGCGCCGTTCGACCTGCCCGAGGCCGAGTCCGAGCTGGTCGGCGGCTTCCACACCGAGTACAGCTCGCTGAAGTTCGCGCTGTTCTTCCTCGCCGAGTACGTGAACATGGTGACCGTCTCGGCGCTGGCGACCACGCTGTTCCTCGGCGGCTACCGGTTCCCGTTCGTCGGCGACGACCACCTGCTCAACAGCGGCTGGTTCGGCCTGCTGTGGTTCGTGGTCAAGACGCTCGGGTTCCTGTTCCTGTTCATCTGGCTGCGCGGCACGCTGCCCCGCCTGCGCTACGACCAGTTCATGCGTCTGGGCTGGAAGTTCCTGGTCCCGATCGCGCTGGTCTGGTTCGTGGCCGTGGCGTTCGCCCGCTACGTGCGCCGGGAGATCGAGCAGGGCGCCTTGGAGACGAGCACCGCACTGGTCGTGATCGGCGTCGTGCTGGTCGCCGTGCTGCTGATCGCCTTCATGCTGCCGGACCGCCGGGCCCGCGTGGACCCGAACGCGGTGCCGGTGACCGGGGGCGGCTACCCCCTCCCGCCGCTGGACCTCGAAGTGCCGAAGTCGCCGCCGCGTCGCCGCCAGGTGCCCGTCGCGCAGCTACCGGCGAAGGAGAACACCGCGGTCACCGTGTCTGCAAAGGAGGTCGGCAATGGGGATGCTTGA
- the nuoI gene encoding NADH-quinone oxidoreductase subunit NuoI codes for MGMLDPVKGFGVTFGTMFKKVVTEEYPEVQKVTAPRFHGRHQLNRHPDGLEKCVGCELCAWACPADAIFVEGGDNTEDERYSPGERYGADYQINYLRCIGCGLCIEACPTRSLTMTNEFELADDNRQKLIFTKEDLLAPLLPGMQQPPHKMLLGENEQDYYVNGPALAKEAGQ; via the coding sequence ATGGGGATGCTTGATCCCGTCAAGGGCTTCGGCGTGACCTTCGGGACGATGTTCAAGAAGGTCGTCACCGAGGAGTACCCCGAGGTCCAGAAGGTCACCGCACCCCGGTTCCACGGCCGCCACCAGCTCAACCGGCACCCGGACGGCCTGGAGAAGTGCGTCGGCTGCGAGCTGTGCGCGTGGGCGTGCCCGGCGGACGCGATCTTCGTGGAGGGCGGCGACAACACCGAGGACGAGCGCTACTCGCCCGGTGAGCGCTACGGCGCCGACTACCAGATCAACTACCTGCGGTGCATCGGCTGCGGCCTGTGCATCGAGGCGTGTCCGACCCGCTCGCTCACCATGACCAACGAGTTCGAGCTGGCCGACGACAACCGGCAGAAGCTGATCTTCACCAAGGAGGACCTGCTCGCGCCCCTGCTGCCCGGCATGCAGCAGCCGCCGCACAAGATGCTGCTGGGCGAGAACGAGCAGGACTACTACGTGAACGGCCCGGCCCTGGCGAAGGAGGCCGGCCAGTGA